The Taeniopygia guttata chromosome 6, bTaeGut7.mat, whole genome shotgun sequence genome contains a region encoding:
- the LRIT1 gene encoding leucine-rich repeat, immunoglobulin-like domain and transmembrane domain-containing protein 1 translates to MWLAGTLLCCWALAALPRAGGSCPSQCSCAFHSLGEGTKARTVLCNDPEMTLPPVNIPVDTTKLRIEKTAIRRVPGEAFHLLHNLEYLWMPYNSLASLSSITFKGLHRLQELRLDGNNLISFPWESLAGLPQLRLLDLHNNQLTSVPSDAARYVKNITYLDLSSNKLMTLPQALIATWANLQAVPYFPNDNSKIILGLQDNPWVCDCSLYEMVHFLNFQSPNIAFIEPRLKCFTPRSLAGVSFSQVELRKCQSPVVHTSVAKVKTILGSTVLLRCGTTGVPIPELSWRRADGAQLNGTVHQEISSDGMSWSILGLPVVSYLDSGEYICKAKNFLGATEAFISLIITDSEGTDDPNSSAKGTWNGKASGMEAAAYNDKLVARYVITTSTVPTLGAGVGTGDSVLLPDMAQDSNSQNLLVSPTTGQQEPERMVRSVRVIGDSDQSITLAWKAPMAKNTTVFSVLYAVFGERDMRRINVEPGKTKLTLYGLLPKTKYIVCVCVKGLIPRKEQCIIFSTDEVVSAGGTQKLINVVVISVACVIAVPLTLVVCCGALKRRCKKCFVRKPKDTQESYVTFESLSPGAKVKGVEGEYLTRHTPDESNRLLSARSSVDSEAIPKVEGQPNEYFC, encoded by the exons ATGTGGCTGGCGGGgactctgctgtgctgctgggcgctggcagcgctgccccgggcagggggcTCCTGCCCCTCGCAGTGCAGCTGCGCCTTCCACAGCCTCGGCGAGGGCACCAAGGCCAG GACAGTGCTGTGTAATGACCCAGAGATGACCCTCCCTCCTGTGAACATCCCTGTTGATACAACCAAGCTTCGGATAGAAAAGACAGCCATCCGCAGGGTGCCAGGAGAGGCTTTCCACCTGCTTCACAACCTGGAGTACCTCTGGATGCCCTACAACTCCCTGGCCAGCCTCAGCAGCATCACTTTCAAGGGCCTTCATcgtctgcaggagctgaggctggATGGGAACAACTTAATATCATTcccctgggagagcctggctgggctgccacagctgaggcTTCTGGATTTACACAACAACCAACTCACCTCAGTCCCGTCAGATGCTGCTCGTTATGTCAAGAATATCACATACCTGGATCTGTCTAGCAATAAGCTGATGACTCTTCCTCAGGCTCTCATTGCCACCTGGGCCAACCTCCAAGCTGTTCCCTACTTCCCCAATGATAACTCCAAGATCATCCTAG GCTTGCAAGACAATCCTTGGGTGTGTGACTGCAGTCTGTACGAAATGGTGCATTTCCTAAATTTCCAGTCTCCTAACATAGCCTTCATTGAGCCCAGGCTGAAATGCTTCACCCCCCGGAGCCTTGCAGGAGTCTCCTTCAGCCAGGTGGAGCTGAGGAAGTGTCAGAGCCCCGTGGTGCACACATCTGTGGCCAAGGTGAAGACCATCCTGGGCAGCACGGTGCTGCTGCGCTGTGGCACCACGGGCGTGCCCATCCCCGAGCTCAGCTGGAGGAGAGCTGATGGGGCTCAGCTGAATGGCACAG TTCACCAAGAGATTTCCAGTGATGGGATGAGCTGGTCTATCCTGGGCCTGCCTGTAGTCTCTTACCTTGACTCAGGAGAGTACATCTGTAAAGCAAAGAATTTCCTGGGGGCAACAGAGGCGTTCATCTCGCTCATCATCACAGACTCAGAAGGCACGGATGACCCTAACTCCAGTGCCAAAGGCACATGGAATGGCAAGGCCAGCGGGATGGAGGCAGCCGCCTACAATGACAAATTGGTGGCAAGGTATGTTATCACCACCTCCACTGTGCCCACCCTGGGGGCTGGGGTGGGCACCGGAGACAGCGTCCTCCTCCCAGACATGGCACAAGACAGCAACTCCCAGAACCTGCTGGTGAGCCCCACCACgggccagcaggagccagaGAGGATGGTGAGGTCTGTCAGGGTCATAGGGGACAGTGACCAGAGCATCACCCTGGCCTGGAAGGCGCCTATGGCAAAGAACACCACGGTGTTCAGTGTGCTTTATGCTGTCTTTGGGGAGAGGGACATGCGGCGGATCAATGTGGAGCCAGGGAAGACCAAGCTCACTCTTTATGGGCTGCTGCCAAAGACCAAATACATcgtgtgtgtctgtgtgaaaGGGCTGATCCCCAGGAAGGAGCAGTGCATCATATTTTCCACAGATGAAGTTGTCAGTGCAGGAGGGACGCAGAAGCTCATCAATGTGGTTGTCATCAGCGTGGCCTGTGTCATTGCTGTTCCTCTGACTCTGGTGGTCTGCTGTGGAGCGCTGAAACGGCGCTGCAAAAAGTGCTTTGTGCGAAAGCCCAAGGACACACAGGAATCCTACGTCACCTTTGAAAGCCtgtcccctggggccaaggTGAAAGGCGTGGAAGGAGAATACCTGACCAGGCACACCCCTGACGAGTCCAACAGGCTGCTGTCTGCCCGCTCGAGCGTGGACTCGGAAGCCATACCAAAGGTAGAGGGACAGCCTAATGAATACTTCTGCTGA
- the LRIT2 gene encoding leucine-rich repeat, immunoglobulin-like domain and transmembrane domain-containing protein 2, producing the protein MSSIGLGPQRDLFLRQGRLQLIGFASWRLLVCLVQTPAQCFLKENMDPLCHIFLLLLAFHEINPSVSSCITGCSCSQDSFGRSLLCMSALLRQIPANIPQDIRKIRIENSHLTELPRGSFENVSALEYLWLNFNNITVMHIRSLEYLPALKELRLQGNKLSSVPWTAFQDTPTLKILDLKHNRLDVLPEHALRYLPNLTYLDLSSNQLTIISRDVFYNWPVYQRSQRTEGPLEAISNAVLALHDNPWICDCRLRGFVQFIKSVGPPIILMNSYLTCSGPKFRTGKFFHEVELNSCTKPLTSALDTNLTVPAGLNITLTCFVQASPSPAVWWTYALKLLRAFNVSTEPISEDTVRSELLIPAARPADAGNYTCTAANFLGNASVAISLRVVAPWASTTPRGWGPAAAAEPGAHVEVRIAKQTVYGITLEWFAAAAAAAEPGETWYTLLVGRYDAAHKDTIYIGPGVNTYSVTDLLPATKYEVCVAVRNQAPRKGQCVVFVTGSDVSQMEQREKLIHIVVIVCAMVLAVPAGMYACTAEALPGCLARCPAACPRRRRGGPAQAAGSKESTLDSLPAGSEDGLCRSDGGARRPPDRPEPGKARPPHRNSADLY; encoded by the exons ATGTCTTCCATAGGGTTGGGTCCCCAGCGGGATTTATTTCTGCGTCAAGGAAGATTACAGCTAATAGGATTTGCTTCTTGGAGGCTGTTGGTGTGTTTGGTGCAAACCCCCGCACAGTGCTTTCTTAAGGAGAATATGGACCCTCTCtgtcatatttttcttcttcttttggCCTTCCACGAGATAAACCCATCTGTTTCATCTTGCATCACAGGATGCTCTTGTTCTCAGGACAGCTTTGGAAG GAGTTTGCTCTGCAtgtcagcactgctgaggcagATCCCTGCAAACATCCCTCAGGACATCCGGAAAATCAGAATAGAAAATTCTCACCTAACAGAATTGCCTCGTGGGTCTTTTGAGAATGTTAGTGCCTTGGAGTATCTGTGGCTCAATTTTAACAACATCACAGTGATGcacatcaggagcctggaatATCTGCCAGCCCTGAAGGAGCTGCGCTTGCAAGGGAACAAATTAAGTTCGGTGCCATGGACAGCATTTCAAGACACCCCGACTCTGAAAATCCTGGATCTGAAGCACAACCGGCTGGATGTCCTTCCAGAACACGCACTGCGCTATCTGCCCAACCTGACCTATTTAGATCTATCCTCAAATCAGCTTACCATCATATCCAGGGATGTCTTCTACAACTGGCCCGTGTACCAGAGAAGCCAGAGGACGGAGGGGCCGCTAGAAGCTATTTCCAATGCTGTCCTGGCCCTCCATGACAACCCCTGGATTTGCGACTGTCGCCTGCGGGGATTTGTCCAGTTTATCAAGTCTGTGGGCCCACCTATTATTCTGATGAATTCCTATTTAACTTGCTCAGGCCCAAAATTCAGGACAGGGAAGTTTTTTCACGAAGTGGAGCTTAACAGCTGCACGAAGCCCCTGACCTCAGCCCTTGACACCaacctgacagtcccagcagGGTTAAACATCACCCTGACCTGCTTTGTGCAagccagcccttccccagctgtCTGGTGGACCTATGCACTCAAACTTTTAAGGGCATTTAATG TGTCCACGGAGCCCATCAGCGAGGACACCGTCCGCTCGGAGCTGCTGATCCCGGCGGCACGGCCGGCGGACGCCGGCAACTACACCTGCACAGCCGCCAACTTCTTGGGCAACGCCTCGGTGGCCATCAGCCTCCGCGTGGTGGCCCCGTGGGCCTCCACCActccccggggctgggggcccGCGGCCGCGGCGGAGCCGGGCGCGCACGTGGAGGTGCGCATCGCCAAGCAGACGGTCTACGGCATCACCCTGGAGTGGTtcgcggccgcggcggcggcggccgagcCGGGCGAGACCTGGTACACCCTCCTCGTGGGCCGCTACGACGCCGCCCACAAGGACACCATCTACATCGGGCCCGGCGTCAACACCTACTCGGTGACCGACCTGCTGCCCGCCACCAAGTACGAGGTGTGCGTGGCTGTCCGCAACCAGGCTCCCCGCAAGGGCCAGTGCGTCGTCTTCGTCACGGGCAGCGACGTCAGCCAGATGGAGCAGCGCGAGAAGCTCATCCACATCGTGGTCATCGTGTGCGCCATGGTGCTGGCCGTGCCGGCCGGCATGTACGCCTGCACGGCCGAGGCGCTGCCCGGCTGCCTGGCGCGCTGCCCCGCCGCctgcccgcgccgccgccgcgggggcCCGGCGCAGGCGGCGGGCAGCAAGGAGAGCACGCTGGACAGCCTGCCCGCCGGCAGCGAGGACGGGCTCTGCCGCTCGGACGGCGGCGCACGGCGGCCCCCGGACCGCCCCGAGCCCGGCAAGGCCCGGCCGCCCCACAGGAACAGCGCCGACCTCTACTAG